Proteins encoded by one window of Chloroflexota bacterium:
- a CDS encoding RHS repeat-associated core domain-containing protein — protein MKQASTLTYLHGDHLGSTSVASTQTGTMASRQTYYAFGTPRASDVAQITTITDFTFTGQRADTSAGLMFYNARYYDAYLNRWTQPDTIIPNMYNPQSLNRYAYTLNNPVKYTDPTGHDGCEINECDDAGDGGGGGGTGAKSSSRVFFPFIGVGADSGGGEPGDEGPRPPVKTGDDSRRRDIARVLYVIGSGFDAASMGFDTIAAGTTVGGGGLAGVYAAVVGKDPRAILAGIVGGVNWGERVGEPFRNISSILSVGGTIFTSSGDVIAGETKLIPGGVQLGAATADSVTATALGFIPESIFCTAVSTTHFFANDILGPSIPCTGPVSITGSGLSGCR, from the coding sequence ATGAAGCAAGCCAGCACCTTAACTTACCTGCACGGCGACCACCTGGGAAGCACCAGCGTAGCGAGCACGCAAACGGGGACAATGGCTTCACGGCAAACGTATTACGCGTTTGGCACCCCACGCGCCTCCGACGTTGCCCAGATCACGACGATTACCGATTTCACGTTTACTGGGCAACGCGCGGACACCAGTGCTGGGTTGATGTTTTACAATGCGCGCTATTACGACGCTTATCTTAACCGCTGGACTCAACCCGATACGATTATACCCAATATGTACAATCCGCAAAGTCTCAACCGCTATGCGTACACGCTAAACAACCCAGTCAAGTACACCGATCCGACGGGGCATGATGGATGCGAAATAAATGAGTGCGATGACGCTGGAGATGGGGGAGGAGGAGGTGGAACAGGAGCCAAATCTAGCAGTCGCGTGTTTTTTCCCTTCATCGGGGTGGGTGCTGATAGTGGAGGAGGCGAGCCGGGAGATGAAGGGCCAAGACCGCCGGTGAAGACAGGAGACGATTCACGGCGGCGCGATATTGCACGAGTCTTGTACGTCATAGGTTCAGGTTTCGACGCCGCGTCAATGGGATTCGATACTATTGCGGCCGGCACTACAGTCGGCGGTGGTGGTCTTGCAGGAGTTTATGCCGCAGTTGTTGGAAAGGATCCGCGAGCAATTTTGGCAGGAATTGTAGGCGGAGTAAATTGGGGCGAACGTGTCGGTGAACCTTTCCGCAATATCTCGAGCATCCTGTCAGTAGGAGGAACAATTTTCACTAGTTCCGGGGATGTGATTGCAGGTGAAACCAAACTAATCCCTGGCGGTGTTCAGCTCGGGGCAGCGACTGCTGACAGTGTAACTGCAACAGCCTTGGGTTTTATTCCAGAATCCATTTTCTGCACCGCTGTCTCGACAACGCATTTCTTCGCCAACGATATCCTTGGTCCTTCTATTCCATGTACCGGACCAGTTTCAATCACTGGTTCAGGTCTTTCAGGATGCAGATAA
- a CDS encoding DUF11 domain-containing protein: MNTHYRIMFALGAMILALLVLGLSALPQPVHAAGVWYVKNGGSDGSDCQTPATACASINAALAKPGFVAGDTIRVAVGTYTGTGSEVVLINKDATLSGGWDAATFATQSGMATIDGQGVRRGILLGNGNIVVVDRFAVQNGFDLNFAGSGGGISNNQSTLTVSNSAIISNTSSSATSFGLGGGIYNGGGASILTIINSTIKGNVADSSGGGVYNNGGSVTVSNTNIINNRAGMLGYPGNGGGGIYNSGTLVLSNTSVTGNTLLGETSGSGILGFSGALTLDNTTVSGNTYGVGILTWSGSVSLNNATISNNGWAGIKNYLGTINLKNTLIANNSTEDCSIEPGYAGTVNSLGYNLVRYNSNCSLVGSDLTNLDPKLGLLQDNGGSTLAHALLLGSPAINAGNPAGCSDNQGNILAIDQRGLARSDRCDIGAFETQPLEYSTMDVNKTSAVIGDSVVFTLVVQNSRNSNISNVLITDTLPSTLNYNVGTLNATSGVFGYSGGMITWNGNVNSGGQVTITFGATVNQTTTVGKTITNSATMYGGGEIRTISKGFEVISRLATSTKTASKSTGDQGDSVDYTIALANRGVTNTSNVLVSDTLPIELIYKNGSLNATSGNANYSNGVITWAGTVNAGANVTITFRTNIKPGLAFGTPITNSAIINSDGVVLTRTATVEVSFPHVFLPLISMPPIIYGYVTDNGTPAAGVPLELRFYDGSAWSTVATASTATDGKYTFFASALGSGQRYYVRYVNSAASTRLAYWGTRVLTSFAGTSDVAIGDFDIANITLVSPLSGNKVNVPATFSWGVRPATPTDSYEWNLFDPTNPNLAASTVPLGYVGNFTLNSLPGGFVPNVTYGWYVGVYGPDGGYGMSYYYRRVSFANSSAGPAFKAPVKPRSLPEPLPRPKVSPDR, from the coding sequence ATGAACACCCATTACCGAATCATGTTCGCTCTTGGCGCGATGATCTTGGCTTTGTTGGTGCTCGGACTTTCGGCGCTTCCGCAACCGGTTCACGCGGCGGGAGTGTGGTACGTGAAAAATGGCGGAAGCGATGGCAGCGATTGCCAAACTCCCGCAACCGCGTGCGCGTCCATCAACGCCGCGCTTGCCAAGCCCGGTTTCGTTGCCGGCGACACGATTCGCGTCGCGGTGGGGACGTATACTGGGACGGGTAGTGAGGTTGTGCTCATCAACAAAGATGCGACGTTATCCGGTGGATGGGACGCGGCAACGTTCGCGACGCAGAGTGGGATGGCGACGATTGATGGGCAGGGAGTGAGGCGCGGTATTTTACTTGGCAATGGAAATATTGTTGTCGTTGATCGGTTTGCAGTTCAGAATGGTTTTGACCTGAATTTTGCCGGTTCTGGAGGTGGCATTAGCAATAATCAAAGTACTCTGACGGTTAGCAACAGTGCGATTATTAGCAACACTTCTTCTAGTGCTACTAGTTTTGGATTGGGAGGAGGTATTTATAATGGTGGTGGAGCAAGCATTCTGACTATAATAAACAGTACCATCAAAGGGAATGTAGCAGATAGTAGTGGCGGAGGCGTCTACAATAATGGTGGTTCAGTAACTGTGAGCAATACTAATATTATCAATAACAGGGCTGGCATGTTGGGATATCCCGGCAATGGCGGAGGCGGGATATACAACTCGGGAACTCTTGTGTTGAGTAATACTTCTGTTACTGGTAATACACTTTTGGGTGAGACTAGCGGGAGTGGGATTTTGGGGTTTTCTGGGGCTTTGACCCTGGATAACACTACTGTTAGCGGCAATACATATGGTGTTGGCATTTTGACTTGGAGTGGATCAGTGAGCTTGAACAATGCTACAATAAGTAACAATGGTTGGGCTGGAATCAAAAACTATCTCGGAACGATAAATTTGAAAAACACACTAATTGCCAACAATAGCACGGAAGATTGTTCCATCGAACCGGGCTACGCGGGGACAGTAAACAGTTTGGGGTATAACCTTGTGCGATATAATAGCAACTGTTCACTTGTTGGAAGCGATTTAACAAATCTCGATCCTAAATTAGGATTACTCCAAGATAATGGCGGTTCTACGTTGGCGCATGCTTTGCTGCTTGGAAGTCCAGCCATCAATGCAGGCAATCCAGCGGGATGCAGCGACAATCAAGGCAATATCTTGGCGATTGATCAACGCGGCCTGGCGCGTTCTGACAGATGCGATATTGGGGCGTTCGAAACTCAGCCACTTGAGTATTCCACTATGGATGTTAATAAGACCTCAGCAGTAATTGGTGATTCGGTGGTTTTTACGTTGGTGGTTCAAAATAGTAGGAATAGCAATATTTCAAACGTTCTGATAACTGATACGTTACCATCCACATTGAATTATAATGTGGGTACATTGAATGCTACGAGCGGTGTGTTTGGATATAGCGGCGGGATGATAACTTGGAATGGAAATGTGAATTCGGGAGGTCAAGTCACAATTACTTTTGGAGCCACCGTGAACCAGACCACGACAGTAGGGAAAACTATCACAAATTCGGCAACCATGTATGGTGGTGGAGAAATACGTACGATCTCTAAAGGATTTGAAGTTATTAGTCGTTTAGCAACTTCAACCAAGACAGCAAGCAAGAGCACAGGAGACCAAGGTGATTCGGTAGATTATACCATTGCGCTTGCTAACCGAGGTGTTACTAATACTAGCAATGTCTTGGTATCAGATACTTTGCCGATAGAACTCATATACAAGAATGGATCGTTGAACGCAACCAGTGGGAATGCCAATTATTCCAATGGTGTTATTACCTGGGCTGGTACAGTTAACGCAGGTGCAAATGTGACAATTACTTTCCGGACGAATATCAAACCGGGACTCGCATTCGGGACGCCGATAACTAATTCTGCGATTATTAATAGTGATGGTGTTGTTCTCACGCGCACAGCCACAGTAGAGGTCAGTTTTCCGCATGTGTTTTTACCATTAATTTCTATGCCTCCCATAATCTATGGCTACGTCACCGACAACGGAACGCCCGCCGCCGGCGTACCCTTGGAATTACGTTTCTACGATGGCTCTGCCTGGTCAACGGTGGCAACCGCCAGTACTGCAACAGATGGCAAGTACACTTTCTTTGCATCGGCACTCGGTTCTGGGCAACGGTACTATGTGCGGTACGTGAACTCTGCGGCGAGTACGCGGCTCGCATACTGGGGAACACGCGTATTGACGTCCTTTGCCGGGACAAGTGATGTCGCGATCGGCGACTTTGACATCGCGAACATCACACTGGTATCGCCGTTGTCAGGAAACAAAGTCAATGTGCCAGCTACCTTTTCGTGGGGTGTTCGTCCCGCCACACCAACCGATAGTTATGAGTGGAATCTATTCGATCCAACAAATCCCAATCTTGCGGCATCAACGGTCCCGTTGGGATATGTCGGCAACTTTACGCTCAACAGTCTTCCCGGTGGCTTTGTACCAAATGTGACGTATGGTTGGTATGTCGGGGTGTACGGTCCCGATGGCGGGTACGGCATGTCGTACTATTATCGTCGGGTGAGTTTTGCAAACTCGAGTGCAGGTCCTGCGTTCAAAGCTCCCGTCAAGCCAAGGTCTTTACCCGAACCTTTGCCGCGTCCCAAGGTTTCGCCCGATCGTTAA
- a CDS encoding DUF11 domain-containing protein, which produces METRSKFTIVLSAVLLALLVLVRSALPQPVHAAGVWYVKNGGSDSSDCQTPATACASINAALAKPGFVAGDTIRVAVGTYTGTGSEVVRINKDVTLSGGWDAATFTTQSGMATIDGQGARLGVWVAWINNATLENFIVQNGNSIPGIYGGGIVDMESGLGLRNIVIKNNSGGGIGNSNGVVTLRDSVVENNTGDGGIANECYSSQMQIQNTIIRNNQSNTDAGGIRNCGKLMMDTSTVEGNTAGGYLNHGGGIYNKATMTITSSTISGNTMLAGDGAGIYNGGDLALNNSTISDNQGGDGITTWYGSLALNSTTLSHNEGNGITIFGTIIALQNTILSNNGTAGNSDCSIDALRGGSANSLGYNLVKNVGNCLLKFNDLTGLDPQLGSLQNNGGATKTRALAVTSPAVNAGNPTGCSGSIGLLTTDQRGVSRTDRCDVGAYEVQGNLSVAKSVNKSNPMPGDKLTYTISMINRNTISYPSIRMTDTLPSVLSLVDNSITATSGTFGQSSSSVTWAGTITAGMGVTVTYQAMVKLGTLPNLSANNVALINDGTNIYTRTANIKTPIVPIHFPLIGRSPDSGINGIYGRVTFNGQPISYSYVPLELRFYNGSGWTTRATTRTNPDGTYLFLNPPTLTSGQRYYVRYINTGSPLTLASWATRVLTSYTMGDNIAIGDFDIGNIELNAPAPGSLVSLPTTFQWTRRSATPTDSYEFNLIDYTDGNPWWWTAPLGYTGGYTLNSLPAGFSTGTPYAWYVGVYSPDGGYGESFYLYVVGFNNTGNAPRPNAPARARPTVEDLPRPKVAPNR; this is translated from the coding sequence ATGGAGACTCGTTCCAAATTCACCATCGTCTTGAGTGCAGTACTGTTAGCATTACTTGTGTTGGTCCGATCAGCCCTTCCGCAACCGGTTCACGCGGCGGGGGTGTGGTACGTGAAGAACGGCGGAAGCGACAGCAGTGATTGCCAAACGCCCGCAACCGCGTGCGCGTCCATCAACGCCGCGCTTGCCAAGCCCGGTTTCGTCGCCGGCGACACGATTCGCGTTGCGGTGGGAACGTACACCGGGACGGGTAGTGAAGTTGTTCGCATCAACAAAGATGTGACGTTGTCCGGCGGATGGGATGCGGCGACATTCACAACGCAAAGCGGAATGGCGACGATTGATGGGCAGGGGGCGCGCTTGGGGGTATGGGTCGCGTGGATTAACAACGCAACCTTGGAGAATTTTATAGTTCAGAATGGCAATAGTATTCCCGGTATCTATGGTGGTGGGATTGTGGATATGGAATCAGGATTAGGATTGAGAAACATTGTTATCAAAAATAATTCGGGTGGTGGGATTGGCAATTCAAACGGTGTAGTGACGCTTCGAGATTCAGTCGTTGAAAATAACACAGGGGACGGTGGGATAGCTAATGAATGCTATTCTAGTCAAATGCAGATACAGAATACGATCATCCGTAATAACCAAAGCAATACAGATGCCGGAGGAATTCGTAATTGTGGAAAACTTATGATGGATACAAGTACCGTGGAAGGAAACACCGCGGGGGGGTATCTAAACCATGGTGGTGGAATATACAATAAGGCGACGATGACGATAACGAGTAGCACAATAAGTGGAAACACAATGTTGGCTGGAGATGGTGCAGGAATTTATAATGGAGGCGATCTTGCCTTGAACAACAGCACGATAAGTGATAACCAAGGTGGAGATGGAATTACTACATGGTACGGATCTCTCGCCTTGAATAGCACAACACTCAGTCACAATGAAGGTAACGGAATAACGATTTTTGGTACTATAATCGCGTTGCAGAATACGATTCTTTCCAATAACGGGACAGCCGGCAACAGTGATTGTTCTATTGACGCTCTCCGCGGTGGTTCTGCAAACAGTTTAGGTTACAATCTTGTGAAGAATGTTGGGAATTGTTTGTTGAAATTCAATGATTTGACCGGCTTGGACCCGCAGTTGGGTTCGCTTCAGAACAACGGAGGTGCAACCAAAACGCGTGCATTAGCAGTTACTAGTCCGGCAGTCAATGCCGGTAACCCTACTGGCTGTTCGGGAAGTATCGGGCTATTAACAACCGACCAGCGTGGGGTATCGCGAACCGACCGGTGTGATGTTGGCGCGTATGAGGTGCAAGGTAATCTTTCAGTTGCCAAGTCTGTGAACAAATCGAACCCTATGCCGGGGGATAAGCTAACCTATACAATCTCAATGATTAATCGTAATACAATTAGTTATCCAAGTATTCGTATGACGGATACCCTACCCAGTGTTTTATCACTTGTGGACAACTCCATTACGGCAACAAGCGGTACATTCGGTCAGAGTAGTAGCAGCGTAACTTGGGCTGGGACTATCACTGCAGGGATGGGTGTAACCGTAACCTATCAAGCAATGGTTAAACTTGGCACACTACCCAACCTGTCTGCAAACAATGTGGCGCTGATTAACGATGGAACAAATATCTACACGCGTACCGCTAACATAAAAACTCCAATCGTGCCGATTCATTTTCCACTTATTGGTCGCTCTCCCGATTCAGGCATCAATGGTATATACGGTCGCGTGACTTTTAATGGTCAACCTATCTCATATTCATACGTACCATTAGAATTGCGATTCTATAATGGCTCAGGCTGGACAACGCGGGCTACCACAAGAACTAATCCAGATGGGACATATCTATTCCTCAATCCTCCCACCCTTACAAGTGGACAACGATATTATGTTCGATATATCAATACCGGTTCGCCTCTAACATTAGCGTCTTGGGCGACGCGCGTTTTGACCTCTTATACGATGGGCGATAATATCGCAATCGGGGATTTCGATATTGGAAATATCGAACTAAATGCACCCGCACCTGGTTCGCTTGTGTCTCTGCCCACAACATTCCAGTGGACTCGGCGTTCGGCGACACCAACCGATAGTTATGAGTTTAATCTGATTGATTACACGGATGGCAACCCGTGGTGGTGGACAGCCCCATTGGGATATACCGGTGGGTACACGTTGAATAGTTTGCCCGCCGGTTTCAGCACGGGAACGCCTTATGCATGGTATGTCGGCGTGTACAGCCCGGATGGTGGATACGGAGAATCATTCTATCTGTACGTAGTTGGTTTTAACAATACAGGCAATGCACCGCGTCCAAATGCGCCGGCACGCGCACGTCCAACCGTTGAAGACCTGCCGCGTCCCAAGGTTGCACCGAATCGTTGA
- the opgC gene encoding OpgC domain-containing protein, protein MATMVAITTPAIANVWRRVATAPTDWAYVAVGKRDLRLDVLRGFAVFAMIVNHMGGASWLYPLTGANRFWISAAEAFVVLSGLVVGMVYGGIALKEGVRVAQVKALKRAFTLYQVTIGLTFISTVVAFALKFPWAQDVPLDNPLEFVVNVLTLHQVVYLTDIPLMYTIFLLLAPIGLWLLARGHTAVLIALSAAVWAIAYATRQYMPWTVIGGWSFNLGSWQFLFLLAMAIGFHWDALKQKLNAIPRLPAFLIAATLLVWLVQFYNSDVTFLNAYLPGWDVNAVLFELFRKSVVGPGRLIVTLVFFMFAYLALTLLWKPFTAMFGWLLVPLGQNSLYGYTMHVALLGVFTAILPSWEKEWSQVESLNTALQLMTILALWAMVRSRFLFKIVPR, encoded by the coding sequence GTGGCGACCATGGTCGCCATCACCACACCCGCCATCGCGAATGTGTGGCGCCGGGTTGCGACCGCGCCGACCGATTGGGCGTACGTCGCCGTCGGTAAACGCGATTTGCGGCTGGATGTGTTGCGCGGGTTTGCGGTGTTCGCGATGATCGTCAATCACATGGGTGGCGCGTCGTGGCTGTATCCGCTTACCGGCGCGAATCGTTTTTGGATTTCGGCGGCAGAAGCGTTCGTCGTGCTTTCGGGCTTGGTCGTCGGGATGGTGTACGGCGGCATCGCGTTGAAAGAGGGTGTGCGCGTCGCCCAGGTCAAGGCGCTCAAGCGAGCGTTCACGCTATATCAAGTGACAATTGGTCTCACGTTTATTTCGACCGTGGTCGCGTTCGCGCTCAAGTTCCCCTGGGCGCAAGACGTGCCGCTCGACAATCCGCTCGAATTCGTCGTCAACGTACTGACGCTGCATCAAGTCGTTTACCTCACGGATATTCCATTGATGTACACGATCTTTTTGTTGCTTGCGCCGATTGGTTTGTGGTTGCTCGCGCGTGGGCACACCGCGGTGCTGATCGCCTTGTCGGCGGCGGTCTGGGCAATCGCGTACGCGACGCGGCAGTATATGCCGTGGACGGTAATTGGCGGGTGGTCGTTCAACCTGGGTTCGTGGCAATTCTTGTTCTTGCTCGCGATGGCGATTGGTTTTCACTGGGACGCGCTCAAACAAAAACTGAACGCGATTCCGCGTCTGCCGGCTTTTTTGATCGCGGCGACCTTGCTCGTGTGGCTGGTCCAGTTTTACAATAGCGACGTGACGTTTCTTAACGCGTACTTGCCGGGCTGGGATGTGAACGCGGTCTTGTTCGAACTGTTCCGCAAGAGTGTGGTGGGACCGGGGCGGTTGATCGTGACGCTCGTCTTTTTCATGTTTGCCTACCTCGCGTTGACGCTGTTGTGGAAACCGTTCACGGCGATGTTCGGATGGCTGCTTGTGCCGCTCGGACAAAATTCGTTGTACGGGTACACGATGCACGTCGCGCTACTCGGCGTATTCACCGCGATTCTGCCATCGTGGGAAAAAGAGTGGAGTCAAGTCGAATCGTTGAATACGGCTTTGCAGTTGATGACGATTCTCGCGCTCTGGGCGATGGTGCGGAGTAGGTTCTTGTTCAAGATCGTGCCGCGTTAG
- the opgC gene encoding OpgC domain-containing protein yields the protein MNQLTNQPMTTAKVATQSVRTFPNLDTFPRALRLDWAYAVADRRDLRLDLLRGFAVFAMVVDHFGGTSWLYLATGGNTFFVSAAEAFVFLSGLVVGMIYGGIALKESLRAAQLKALQRAFTLYKLSVALTIMFAALTLFFGLPWAGMVQIGNPIEFVFNVLTLRQTMYLTDVMLLYTMLMVGAAGGLWLLVKGRTGWLLAASSALWLAFQIAPEQISGVWHIAGNTTFNVPAWQLLFFVAMTVGFHRKSLVRKLSGLPRLPYLLFTGLVVVWLMQLHATNGAHLARLIPGLDASAFVHEFFLKSALAPGRLIASFFVFQFAYLLVTLMWKPIVGAFGWLLLPLGQNSLYGYTMHVVVIGAFYIVLPYLPSNVPTIATLNTSLQLLAVLAIWGMAQRRFLFKIVPR from the coding sequence GTGAATCAACTGACAAATCAACCGATGACAACCGCCAAGGTTGCAACTCAATCCGTTCGCACGTTCCCAAATCTCGATACGTTCCCGCGCGCGCTCCGTTTGGATTGGGCGTATGCCGTCGCGGACAGACGCGATTTGCGGCTCGATCTCTTGCGCGGGTTCGCGGTGTTCGCGATGGTGGTGGATCACTTTGGTGGCACGTCCTGGTTGTATCTCGCGACGGGCGGCAATACGTTTTTCGTTTCGGCGGCGGAAGCGTTCGTGTTTCTCTCCGGTCTGGTCGTTGGAATGATTTATGGCGGCATCGCGTTGAAAGAGAGTTTGCGCGCGGCGCAACTCAAAGCATTGCAACGCGCGTTCACGTTGTACAAATTGTCGGTCGCGCTGACGATTATGTTTGCCGCGCTGACCCTGTTCTTTGGTCTGCCCTGGGCAGGCATGGTGCAGATCGGCAACCCGATCGAATTCGTGTTCAACGTTCTGACGTTGCGCCAAACGATGTACCTGACCGATGTGATGTTGCTGTACACCATGTTGATGGTCGGCGCGGCGGGCGGATTGTGGTTGCTTGTAAAAGGGCGGACGGGGTGGTTGCTCGCGGCATCCTCCGCGTTGTGGCTCGCGTTTCAAATCGCGCCGGAGCAAATCAGCGGTGTGTGGCACATCGCCGGCAACACGACGTTCAACGTACCGGCGTGGCAGTTGTTGTTCTTTGTCGCAATGACAGTTGGATTCCATCGCAAATCGCTCGTGCGAAAATTGAGCGGACTGCCGCGCTTGCCGTACCTGCTATTCACCGGCTTGGTCGTGGTGTGGTTGATGCAACTGCACGCGACGAACGGCGCGCACCTCGCGCGTTTGATTCCTGGCTTGGATGCGAGCGCGTTCGTCCACGAATTTTTCCTCAAGAGCGCGCTTGCACCGGGACGTTTGATCGCGAGTTTCTTTGTCTTTCAATTCGCGTACCTGCTCGTCACGCTGATGTGGAAACCGATTGTCGGAGCGTTCGGTTGGTTGCTGCTGCCACTCGGGCAAAATTCGTTGTACGGATACACGATGCACGTCGTGGTCATCGGCGCGTTCTACATCGTTCTGCCGTACCTGCCAAGCAATGTGCCGACCATCGCCACACTGAATACCAGTCTGCAACTCCTCGCAGTGCTCGCGATCTGGGGGATGGCGCAACGCCGATTCCTGTTCAAGATCGTGCCGCGTTAA
- the amrA gene encoding AmmeMemoRadiSam system protein A, with amino-acid sequence MSAPQPHPFVQLARAAIDAYLRERKTIAPPRELSAEMQTPAGAFVSLHQPNGELRGCIGTIQPQCDTLAEEIIANAISAATRDPRFPPLTTWELDGLDISVDVLTEPVLIESIRDQDPKRHGLIVQSKRNVWKRGLLLPDLEEIDTAEKQLYYTRVHKANITDPKEPVELYRFEVKRYH; translated from the coding sequence ATGAGCGCTCCGCAACCTCATCCGTTCGTCCAACTCGCGCGCGCGGCGATTGACGCGTACCTTCGCGAACGCAAAACGATTGCGCCGCCGCGCGAGTTATCCGCCGAAATGCAAACACCCGCCGGCGCGTTCGTGTCGTTGCATCAACCGAACGGCGAACTGCGCGGGTGTATCGGCACGATTCAACCCCAGTGCGACACACTCGCCGAAGAAATCATCGCGAACGCGATCAGCGCGGCGACCCGCGATCCTCGCTTCCCGCCGCTGACGACCTGGGAATTGGACGGCTTGGATATTTCGGTGGATGTGTTGACCGAACCAGTCCTCATCGAATCCATTCGCGATCAAGACCCCAAGCGGCACGGACTGATCGTCCAATCGAAACGCAACGTTTGGAAACGCGGCTTGCTTCTGCCCGATCTCGAAGAGATTGACACCGCCGAAAAACAACTTTACTACACGCGGGTTCACAAAGCGAACATCACCGACCCGAAAGAGCCGGTCGAGTTATACCGATTCGAGGTCAAGCGGTATCATTGA
- a CDS encoding ATP-binding protein, whose protein sequence is MAMNTVNISTDNAVCPICHGAGFVRREVPLDHPDFGRAIPCECKLRETQQASLDELRQTSGITHLAQMTFATFMPDGIGLNPDKRKNLREAYERARQFAQEPRGWLLLKGGYGSGKTHLAAAIANDRLARNEPALFVVVPDLLDHLRATFAPTSRVSYDERFEGIRDAAFLILDDFGAQSATAWAQEKLFQLLNHRYNAQLPTVITTNRELEEIEPRLRSRFGDATLCSIATILAPDFRQGGTDSARSTLSNLSFYADMTFDSFDLRGDELKGDERASLRRVVHIAQDYAAHPQGFIVFTGDYGCGKTHLAAAIANSIQHSGHSVTFVVVADLLDHLRATFAPGSAVSLDQRFEETRTAPFLVLDDFGAQSATAWASEKLFQIVDYRYIARLPTVITIHHEAEIDPRIQTRIFDLARSSVNEILAPSYRMTHRRAQARPATPAPKSSRTGYSRTRSE, encoded by the coding sequence ATGGCGATGAATACGGTAAATATATCAACCGATAACGCAGTCTGCCCAATTTGTCACGGCGCGGGATTCGTGCGGCGCGAGGTGCCGCTCGATCATCCTGATTTCGGGCGCGCGATTCCGTGCGAGTGCAAATTGCGCGAGACACAACAGGCGAGTCTCGACGAGTTGCGCCAAACGAGCGGCATCACGCATCTCGCGCAAATGACGTTCGCGACGTTCATGCCGGACGGCATTGGGTTGAATCCGGACAAGCGTAAGAATCTGCGCGAAGCGTACGAGCGCGCGCGCCAATTCGCGCAAGAGCCGCGCGGCTGGTTGTTGCTCAAGGGCGGATACGGTAGCGGCAAAACGCATCTCGCCGCCGCGATTGCGAACGACCGCTTGGCGCGCAACGAGCCGGCGTTGTTCGTCGTCGTGCCGGACTTGCTCGACCATTTGCGCGCGACGTTCGCGCCGACGAGCCGCGTCTCATACGACGAACGCTTCGAAGGCATTCGCGACGCGGCGTTTCTCATTCTCGACGATTTCGGCGCGCAGAGCGCGACCGCGTGGGCGCAGGAAAAATTATTCCAACTGCTGAACCATCGCTACAACGCGCAACTGCCGACGGTCATCACGACGAACCGCGAACTTGAAGAGATCGAGCCGCGCTTGCGCTCACGATTTGGCGATGCGACGTTGTGTTCGATCGCGACGATTCTCGCGCCGGATTTTCGTCAGGGCGGCACGGATAGCGCGCGTTCGACGCTGTCGAATTTGAGTTTCTACGCGGACATGACGTTCGATAGTTTTGATTTGCGCGGCGACGAGCTCAAGGGCGACGAACGCGCGAGCTTGCGGCGCGTCGTTCACATCGCGCAGGACTATGCCGCGCATCCCCAGGGATTCATTGTGTTCACCGGCGATTACGGCTGCGGCAAAACGCATCTCGCCGCCGCGATTGCCAACAGCATCCAGCACAGCGGACACAGCGTGACCTTTGTCGTCGTGGCAGACTTGCTCGATCATTTGCGCGCGACGTTTGCGCCGGGGAGCGCGGTTTCCCTCGATCAGCGTTTTGAAGAGACGCGGACCGCGCCCTTCTTGGTGCTCGACGATTTCGGCGCGCAAAGCGCAACGGCATGGGCAAGCGAAAAATTATTCCAGATCGTTGACTATCGTTATATCGCGCGCTTGCCCACGGTTATCACGATTCATCACGAAGCCGAGATTGACCCGCGCATCCAAACGCGCATCTTTGATCTCGCGCGCAGTTCGGTGAACGAAATCCTCGCGCCGAGTTATCGCATGACGCATCGCCGCGCGCAAGCGCGTCCGGCGACGCCCGCGCCCAAATCGAGTCGGACTGGTTATTCGCGCACGCGCAGTGAATAA